Below is a genomic region from Mustela lutreola isolate mMusLut2 chromosome 1, mMusLut2.pri, whole genome shotgun sequence.
CACTACAGGGCCATCTGTaggacattggaaggggagggccATGGAGACCCTTGCTCTGAGAACCAGGGAGTCACGACAAGATTATGAACGGGAAAAAGCCTAATCTCATATGCATATTAATCTCataagggtgcctgggaggctcagttgttaagtgtctgcctttggctcaggtcatgattctggggtcctgggatcaagccctgcctcgggccggaagcctgcttctccctcttccgctctccctgcttgagttccctctcttgctgtgtttccctctgtcaaatcaataaatagaatcttaagcaaaaaaaacaaccaaacaaaaaaagaggttCACGTGTTTGCTCCTTAAAATTCCACTCTCGGCTCAAATACTGCTTCCTCAGAGAAGCCGTTTCTTACCACAGAATAGGGACCAGCCCCGCTACCCCTGCTCTTTACTCCTGGCCCAacaacctctcttttttttttttttttttaaagttccatatAGCcaggaatgttttttttttttttttttttttttaggttttatttatttatttgtcagaaagcgAGCAAgcgcgagtgagcacaggcagacagagtggaaggcagagtcagagggagaagcaggttccctgcggagcaaggagcccgatgcgggactcgatcccaggacgctgggaccatgacctgagccgaaggcagctgcttaaccaactgagccacccaggtgtcccaacaaccTCTCTTATACACTGGTCACCTATCACCCCAACGAGAACACGAACTTCCTGGGAGCAGGGGTCTTTATCTGTCCGGCGGACCCGACCTCTAGCCAGCACCTTCCGCAGAGCCCTGCGTGGAACAGGTGTTTGATACCTTAATGGACCCCAAACGCGGCACTGAGCTTTCTGGCAGCTGGACCCGGTAGGAAACAGGACAAATGCAGTTACTCTTGGGGGCTAACACAAGGAATGGCGTTGATTATCCAGAGAGACTCTTCCTGGCTACAAGCACAGGCAATTGGAGTCTTAGTAACGAGTCTGAGTAAAAGGGATGCTGCCCAAAATGAGGGTTAGCCCCGAAGACCCCTTCCTCATGCCCGACAGTAAGCGCTCACACAAGTCCTCGTCGCTTCTCTTGCTCCATCTCAGCAATCTATCGTTCAACCCACAAGAATGAATGATTACAAGGGAGGCACAAGTCACTGCCCGTAGGACAACACGCAGACATTCAGACGTGGAGAAGGCCTAAGGAGAACTACATAGAGAAACAGGACACAAGTGGTGTGTGTGACGGGGCACAAGTGGAAAGGAAAGCCTTCTGGAAGGTGTCCTTTCAGCGCCGTACTGTGTGATGGGAAGGTCACGTGATGAGAGGAAGGACAGAGCATCACTCTGCCCTCACCTTACTTCAGGCCTCCGCCATCTCGCTGCAGGATTCCTGGCAAGCCTTCCTACCTGGTCTTGGGGTCCCCGGCAGGCTGTTTGCACCTCAGTCACCACCCAGACcccagagagattttttttccccaaaacactCAAGCATACCTTAGTGACTACCTGGCCCCAGGGCAAGCTGGTCTGGGTTAGGTGCCTTCGTAACATCTAGTACTTTTCTCACTGTAGTCCTCGGCACGCAGCTGTTATCACTTGTTCACCTTTTCCCCCACCCCTAAAAGGTAGCTAGCATTTCTCACTTATATTTTCAGGCACAGGTTTTCTATTCACAAAACATCCTTAATTACTTCTGCTAAAACAGTAAAAATGCTGTACACGTATCTTACAACAACCTGTTCTCACAAATTGAGGAGATGGGACTAGAGAGAAGGAATACTAGGGACACAGCTCAGCTCTCATAGGAAAACACTGGGGGAACATCAGGACATCGAGACCTAAACGTATGAAATCCACAAGGAAGTGAGCAAGACTGGTGATGCATGAGAGTCTCCAGAGGCAAACTGTTTCAAAATAcagatgctggggcacctgggtggctcagtgggttaaagcctctgccttcggctcaggtcatggtcccagggtcctggaattgagccctgcatcgggctctctgcccggcagggagcctgcttccacctctctctctgcctgcctctctgcctgcttatgatttctgtctgtcaaataaataaataaaatctttaaaaacaacaacaaaaaaacccacagatgCTTCCCGACCCAGTGACGGTTTCACTTAAGAAGTTTTCCAATGTCATAGTGAAGCAAAACTGATAGGCATTCACTAGAAATCATACTtcgaattttgatcttttcccaggctggtgatACGTATGTGGTAAGATCCTCTTGTGATGCTAGCAATGGCAGGAAGCTGTGGCTCCCGGTCAGCCACGCTATCACGTGGGTAAACAACTGATAAATTTATACCCATTCCATTGCTTACTTTCAGTAcagttttcaagaaaataaaagatactcaACTCTTCATTATGAATAGGCTTTGTATTAGATAATTTGCCCATCTGCATGCGAACGTTGGTGTTCTGAACACATTAAAGGCATGCTAAGCTAAATTAAGATGTTTGATAGATTCGGCATATtaaacagatttttgttttgtaatagtTTCAACTTATGTTAGGTTTATCCAATCCTAACTGgagaaagagctttttttttttttaatgttatgttagtcaccatacagtacatcattagtttccgATGTTGTGTTCCATGATTTACTGTTTGCGtttgacacccagtgctccatgccacaggtgccctccttaatacccatcactgggctaacccatcccctcaGCCCCTTTCCCTCAATTAGTttctcggagtccatagtctctcacggatggtttccccctctgattcccgTCCCCCCCCCGGCcttcatttccccttccttctcctagtgtcctctgtgctatttcctATGTTCcataaatgagtgaaaccatatgataactgactttctctgcttgacttatttcattcagtataATCTCTGGACGAAGATCTGTACCTCAAAACTGCTCCCTAGGCAGATGTGAGCAGCCAGTATGACCTGCCCCATCTCTAGGGTGCCCTGGATTCCATTCCGCTAAGCAGATAAAAATGAACTCACCCTTGGGCTCCTTCGAGGTGTGTGGACAGGCGGCACCTGTGGAGAAAATAATAACTGACAACATAGCCAACCCCAATTTTGGCTCCCAACCCACAAGGCTTCCCTCAGTCCTCACCTCTACAGAATGCGCTACGATCTTCTTTAAAACGATGGGCTTTCTGCCTGGAGCCGCATGGGGTGCCTAGAAAAGAGGAGTGAGTGTGAGTTCCACATTAGCCCAGCGGCCTCCGGGGCAGAAACGAGCAAGCAGGGGCTCACCTTGGGCCAGATTTCAGGGAGGGTGCTCTGGAGATCAGGGCCTGATTTCCGCTGGGACCTCCGCAGAGACTGAGTAGGAGATGGGGCCCCCGGCCCTGCGAAGGGAAAAAAAGTTAGGAGGTCGGGGCAGACTCTAGGCCTCAGAGTCTGGAGAACAGGATCAGGAGTGAGCGAGAGAAGGTTCCCGAACAAGCTGCTTCCCGGGGAGTGAGCCTCCTAgagcggtggggggagggactCCTCGCGGGACTCCGTCCCTCAAACGGCTCGGCCCCACGCTCCCGCGCGCCTTCCGCTCACCGGAGCGCTGGGCGGCTCCTCCGGACCGCGTTCGCCTCTCGGACATGTTAGCCTTGGTCTCAACCCTCGCCGCGGTCTCCGCCGCCGGGGCTCGCGCCAACCCGGAGGGTCGACGGAGACCTAAACGTTCGAATTACCCGCCCTGCCTGGAGGAAGCGGAAGTGGCGTAAGGCGGGCGGGCCGCTGTATTCCTCTCAAGGCTCCTCGCTCTTCACGTCTAGCGTCAGCAGGGGCGGGGCCAGCGACACGCTGGCGTCATCAGCACGCGCCGCACCCGGAAGAGACGTGGCAGCGGAGGGATAATCGGAGCGGCCCGAGGCAGAGAGCGCAGAGCGGGAGGTCGGCTGAGCGCGGTGTCTCTCCTTCCGCGCCTCGGGCCAGCGCTCGCGCCCGTCGGCACCGGTGCGGCGGTCAATCGGTAAacacggggcgggggcgggggcgggggtgcggggggagaAACCTGTGTTGAATGTGGGGGCGGAgcttggagggggtggggctcaGGCCGAGCCCCTGGGGGCGGGGCCGGTGGTATCGGAGGCTCGCCGGTGGAGGGACCTGGCCGGGGGCGGGAGCGAGGAGGAATGAGGAGGGGTCACCGCAGGCGGGATTCGTTCGGGGGGCGTGGCCCTGAATGTAGAGGGGCAGTAGGCAGGAATTGGGGGTTGGGGCGATTATGAGAGATGTTTAGGGGAGTTAAGAGTGGAAACGATCTGGGCTTGTGAGTTCGTCGTGGCGAACATCGGAACCTGGCTCTTTGTCAACTCAGACCCCTTTCTCAGGGTCGAATATGGGACTTTGCAAGTGCCCCAAGAGGAAGGTCACCAATCTGTTTTGCTTCGAACACCGGGTCAACGTCTGCGAGCACTGCCTGGTAGCCAATCACGCCAAGGTGGGGCCTtcaggggaggggctgagcagGGCAGTGGGTGGGCCGGCCGGATTGGTTTCCTCCAACTCCCATGAAGGGCCAGGGGTTGGCAtgaagctccaggagggcaggaaCTTTGTATCTTTTGTGCTCGGCTCTATCTCCAGCCCATAAGACAGACTCTGGCACAGtgtgtgctcaataaatgtttactgatgGAACAAACGAAAGGATGATTCTCCTCTGTGATGAGACAAGCAGCTGGGCCTTGAGGAGATGGGCCCCCgttgtgacctctctctcccactccagtGCATCGTCCAGTCCTATCTGCAGTGGCTCCAAGATAGTGACTACAATCCGAATTGCCGCCTGTGCAACATACCTCTCGCCAACCGGGAGACGACCCGCCTTGTCTGTTATGGTGAGGCCTGCCCAGCTTGGTGACCAGTTTCTGGGTCCTCTCTAAGCAGCAGGGCAATGAGATCTTCCCAAGCTTGGGAGGCTGGAGCCCCAAATTCTAGTCCTATGTTATTTACCTGCTGTGTGAGCTCATGCAAGTCATTTTCCCTTCCTAGGCCTCCGTGTTTTTCCCTAAAAATTAAAGctcttaatttatttctttcccattttgagGCTTGAGTGAGAGCCAGTCCAACTTGTTGGTATCATTTTGGCTGTAAGCAGTAGCTGGCTGGACCAGcagggagctgaaggcaggaggcTTTTGGACATTTGGGATCTGCTATTCATTTCAATTAAACAGGAAGGGAGTTTCTCACAGTACATTCAGCCAAAAGAAGTTGGCACTCACATGTTCCATGACCTTGACTTGACGCTGGTGTAAGAAGCTTAACTCCACTTTTTGAAGGAGCTAGTGCAAAAGAGCTCCATGTGTGTGTTTCTCAGTGTGATGAGTGTGTGGGCATACGCACATGAATTTAATGTTATGACTTTACGTGTGGTAGTGTCTTCGTACCTGCGGATGAATGAATGGGGAAATGCATGTGCACGTATGAACAAAAGTATGTTGGGAGGTTGCAGGAGAATGTGTGGGTGACTGCTAGTTTTCAGCAAACGTGAATGTATAGGTGTGTACATGTGGGAATCAGTGTGCCCCCAAGTATAGATGCAGGGGATGGTATTTGTGTTTGATTGTAGGTGTACAGGCACGTGTGCGTATGCGCTCGTGGGCATAcgtgtgcctctgtgtgtctaGAAACTTTTTCTGAAACTGTTCTTGATTAGCTGTTAGCCCAAGGAGCTTGTGATGAGTGTGTGTTCAGAGAGGACTCACTTTAAGGGTCGCTGACGTCTTCTTCACACCCTAGTGGGCTTCTCCCTTCTATTGCGCTGGAGATCTTGCTAGCATCTGGTTGACTGGGTCAAGTAATGGTGGCCAAGAAGGCCACATGCTTAGGGAACACTGTTGAAACGGACCTGAGCGAGGACAGGAAGGAGAAAGCTGTGGGCTTATGTGCGTGGGTGTGCATACGTCTGTGTAGCAGGCTAGGGGCTGTTGCTGGGCTAGATGTCCTAAGTGTCTTCTTCTTCATGCCTCTCTTCCCCTGTTTCATGGGCCCTAAGACCTCTTCCACTGGGCCTGCCTCAATGAACGTGCTGCCCAGCTACCCCGAAACACAGCGCCTGCTGGCTACCAGTGTCCCACCTGCAGTGGGCCCATCTTCCCCTCAAACAACCTGGCTGGCCCTGTGGCTTCCGCACTGAGAGAGAAGCTGGCCACGGTCAACTGGGCCCGGGCAGGACTGGGCCTTCCTCTGGTGAgaacctgtctgtctgtctgtctgactgAGCATCTGCCCTGGGTCCCACCTGGGACAgatgggtggggagggacagcccCGGGCCTGCTGGTGACACAGGTTCCTTCCTGCAGATTGATGAGGTGGTGAGCCCGGAACCCGAGCCCCTCAACACCTCTGACTTCTCTGACTGGTCTAGCTTTAATGGTAAGTGGCGGTCCGCACTGCCTTTGGGGGCCCTAGCCCCCCTGCTCTGCTGACCGCTCCCTTCTTGCCACAGCCAGTGGTACTGCTGAACAGGAGGAGATAACCAGCGCTTCCGCTGCCCCATCGTTCTACAGCCAAGTCCCCCGGCCCCCCGCTTCCCCGAGCCGGCCCGAGCAGCACACAGTGATTCACATGGGCAATCCTGAGCCCTTGACTCA
It encodes:
- the ZFPL1 gene encoding zinc finger protein-like 1; the encoded protein is MGLCKCPKRKVTNLFCFEHRVNVCEHCLVANHAKCIVQSYLQWLQDSDYNPNCRLCNIPLANRETTRLVCYDLFHWACLNERAAQLPRNTAPAGYQCPTCSGPIFPSNNLAGPVASALREKLATVNWARAGLGLPLIDEVVSPEPEPLNTSDFSDWSSFNASGTAEQEEITSASAAPSFYSQVPRPPASPSRPEQHTVIHMGNPEPLTHASAPRKVYDTRDDDRSPGLHGDCDDDKYRRRPALGWLAQLLRSRAGSRKRPLTLLQRAGLLLLLGLLGFLALLALMSRLGRAAADSDPNLDPLMNPHIRVGPS